The DNA segment TGTAATTCTCATAAATACATATGCTTGCATGTAAATAAGCgattatttatgtgtgtgtgtgttttgctcagGCTAACGCTGTGTCTCTTGAAGGAGCCACACCGCTCTTAAACGCATGCTTCAGTGGTAACACTGCTCTTCTACGACTCCTTCTGAAGCATAGCTCCGTCCATCACCCAGCTCACCTGCGTAACTCACCGATCCACTTTGCTGCAAAGCAAGGTGTGCTCATTCACCTCACTacactgtttttattgttcttattaTGACTAGTACTGTCCAAAATACGTATACAGGCATCAAAGATAGAAGTTTTGATATTGTTTTGATCTGAGGCAAATAAGAAGTAAATTTCTCTCGACATTTGGCGAACGCAAACATAGAACCTTTATTATTCTGTAAACTGAAATACCGTTTGGTTCTTAATTATATCAGGgtttatattttctaaaaacaaactcttaatcttGTGATATAAAAGCTAAATGATAAACTTATCAGAGAAAGACATAATGAAACAGACATATATGTTTGTCAGTATGTTTTTTCAACTGTATTCTCTGAATATTTCTCTAAAATAGAAAGTTTTTCCTAAACAAATTAATATTGATAAGATTAGACATTTCATGTTTATAtccaaccacaaaaaaaaacaatatccaGATCTTCTAGCTGACCTTCAGTTCCCGAATTACGATGCAGTTTAAGTTTATTACTAAATAAATTTATGCACCAAAATGTTTAGATACATCATGTGAAACAGAGTGTGATTATGTTTCAGGTCACACAGATTGTGTGGAGTTGCTGCTGTCTTGTGGAATGGACGTTGATATGGAGTTGGAGGAAGTAGGCACGCCGCTTTACTGTGCGTGTGAAACCAGGAGCACAGAGTGTGTAGAGAAACTTCTGATCTTGGGTCAGTAGACACACAAattgactcacacacacaggcaccATGGAAACACATGACTATATAGATGTTTAACTATATTCATTCTTGCTTTTACTGTGGTTTTTGAAGATCTTCCTGGTTGGTGTAGCTCTGCACTTCAGactatattaacatttaataaataataataagtaggaaaatataaataaacatttgctcCAAGGGTGTGATGATTTAGCTAAAAATGGAGGCTATTGTTACAATGTGTTATATCATATTGGCTTAGGTGCTAATGTGCAGTGTGGCCGTGGCCTTGACACTCCACTGCACGCTGCAGTTCGAGTGAGTGGAAACATGGAGGTGGCCTTGTTGCTGGAACATGGGGCTGAAAGGAAGTGTAGCAATTCAGAAGGCAAGACACCACTGGATCTGGCTACAGACAACAGCATCCAGCATCTACTGCAAACAGCAGGCAAGAGAACATCTGCAAAACATTATAACAGTTGTAGTAAACACGAAAgctctttttttaatacctaattgttatttatatttatttgtgtcttGTGTTGTAGGTCCATGGTCTCTGTCACACATGAGCCGGTTGTGCATTCGTCGTTCTTTGGGCCAAAAAAGACTGAACAGAGCCAGAGTTCTTCAGTTACCACGCAGTCTACACACTTATATTctgtatcagtaacacacatacacacatcggATGTTTACTGGACAAACAACACAGattacacaattatatacagaCACTGACAAATCTGTAGGAACCAGTTTTCTGAATATGAGTATATGAATATAATTTGTTGtaaataaattctttatttttaattaatactgGTTTGTTACATCTGTTTGAGAAAATAATGCTTTATAACaacaccaataataataataataatgataaaaaataatcttcttcttcttctttcggctgctcccattaggggtcgccacagcggatcatccgtctccatacccccctgtcctctacatctgcctctttcacaccaactacctgcatgtcttccctcaccacatccatgaacctcctccttggccttcctcttttcctccttcctggtggctccatcttcagcattcttctaccaatataattcatgtcccttctctgcacatgtccaaaccatctcaatcttgcctcccttaccttgtcaccaaaacatcctacatgcgctgtccttctaataaactcatttctaatcttgtccatcctcgtcactcccaacgaaaacctcaacatcttcagctctgctacctccagctctgcctcctgccttttactcaatgccactgtctctaatccatacaacatcgcaggtctcaccacagtcctataaactttccctttcattcttgcagataccctactatcacaaatcactcctgtcactcttctccacccactccaccctgcctgcactcttttctttacttctgtaacacactctccattactttgcactgttgaccccaggtatctgaactcctccacctcctccacctcttctccctgcaaccgcatcactccactgccctccctctcatttacacacatgtactctgtcttactcctactgactttcattccccttctctccagtgcatatcttcacctctccaggctcttctcaacctgctcactactctcaccacaaatcacaatatcaaatgataaaaaataataataataataataacgattcctctcatattattattattattattattattatcattattattattattattattattattattattattattattgttgttgttgttgttgttgttgttattattattattattattattattattattattattattattattattattattattattattatatattagtgGCGGTCCATGCATTTAGTatctgggccttcagtggggacttacc comes from the Silurus meridionalis isolate SWU-2019-XX chromosome 3, ASM1480568v1, whole genome shotgun sequence genome and includes:
- the asb11 gene encoding ankyrin repeat and SOCS box protein 11, giving the protein MAAAQAELCVWNEPWQQVFQVYGGRVCNTLMEGSWADRTPLHDAALQGRLLPLKSLLSQGMQVGVVTLDGITPLHEACLGGHVSCAKLLLEHGADANAVSLEGATPLLNACFSGNTALLRLLLKHSSVHHPAHLRNSPIHFAAKQGHTDCVELLLSCGMDVDMELEEVGTPLYCACETRSTECVEKLLILGANVQCGRGLDTPLHAAVRVSGNMEVALLLEHGAERKCSNSEGKTPLDLATDNSIQHLLQTAGPWSLSHMSRLCIRRSLGQKRLNRARVLQLPRSLHTYILYQ